GTGTCTACACTTACAGACTGAATTGTTATCTGAAAGTATATTAGCATTTGCTTGTGTTTGCTAGTTATATTGAAATGAAATAGACAAGCTTTAAGAATAAAGATACTGCCCAAAATTTGGTATGTATCAATAACAGAAAATTTCTAGTCTGTCTAGAactgttttatttgtttatggAACATTACCATTTTTGCACAGTATGTTTACAAAGTTTTTGGAAATAACAATATAAATCAGTTATTGAACTTTCAACTCTTCTGGGCTGATGAAAACAAATTCTATGTGAAACAAGCACACTGGGAGAGTGAAGTTTGGGAAGTTCAGATAAAGATTTGTCAGTTCTAGGTTGAACTTGTGGGCTAACTGAAGAAGCAGAgagcaggtttttatttttcacctttatTCTTATCTCTCTGCTTCCTGACTAAGTATTAAGGAGgttaaaaaaatggaagaaatgtCTTGAGTTAACAGAAGTATTAAGTGGTCTTTTGTCACTTGCTAGGATGCATATAAGAGAGAAGcaaatttgtttcttctttgttaGAAGAATAACATGTTTGAAGACAGTAGTTCTTAGCTGAAAAATAGAGTTCTTGTGAAtaaggtaaaaataaaaggaataatggatactgattttttttaaaaaaaattttatttttcattttaaatagcTGCCTTTTTGTGCTCCAGTTGTCCTAGCCCAGTCTGTTGAAAATGTATGGACTACTTGCAGGATTAACAAACAGAAACGCCACTTACTGGAGGCTCTGTGGCTCAGCTGTGGTGGGGCAGGTATGAAAGTCTGGCTTCCCCTGTTTCCCAGAGATCATCGAAAACCGCATTCCTTTCTGTCAAGACGGATCATGCTGCCTTTCCACATCAACATATACCCATTGGCTGTTTTGTTTGAAGATGCCTTGGTTCTTGGTGCTGTTAATGACACTGTGCTCTATGACTGTTTATACACTCAAACCAGTGCTAGAGAACACTTAGAggttctctttcctttctccattgTTGAGAGAACCTCTCAGATCTACCTCCATCACATTTTACGCCAGCTCTTGGTTAGGAACCTCGGTGAACAAGCCTTGCTTTTGGCCCACTCGTGTGCCACATTACCATACTTTCCTCATGTACTAGAACTGATGCTTCATGAAGTGCTGGAAGAAGAAGCTACCTCGCGGGAACCCATTCCCGACCCTCTCCTTCCCACTGTGGCGAAGTTCATTACAGAATTCCCCCTCTTCCTGCAGACAGTTGTTCATTGTGCTAGGAAGACAGAATATGCCCTGTGGAATTacctttttgctgctgttggaaaCCCGAAGGACTTATTTGAAGAGTGCTTAATGGCCCAGGACTTGGACACAGCTGCCTCTTACCTTATTATCCTACAGGTAATGGCACCAAATATATTGCAAGAGTGCTGATATTTACTAACAttgtagtattttaaaaataatgtcatACCAAAGTTGTGCATGTtcaacagatttttaatttaacagtTTTCTGTTGATATGATGTCCAGTTATGAAGGGTGGTAAGATCTTGAAGTGTAAGTAGTTAGTTTACTGttttaaataggaaaacaaTAGCATGACATTACTGTTTATAATCTTCAGTATACTTGAATGTGAAGCAGTGTGGCTTGACTAAATAGAACTTCTGATGTTCTatagtaaaaataaatcacttaaTTATGCTTTGTTGCTTGCAGAATATGGAAGTTCCAGCAGTTAGCAGGCAACATGCTACCCTCCTATTTAATACTGCCTTAGAGCAGGGAAAGTGGGATCTCTGTCGTCATATGATTAGATTTCTTAAAGCCATTGGCtctggagaaacagaaacaccCCCAGCTACACCAACAACTCAGGTTTGTGATGAGAAAAGTAAATACTGTACATCAAGCCTTTTATGATTAATCTTCATGTTATATATCATGTTTGAGTGtatgttctggtttttttggttttaggaACCTAGTTCAAGTGGTGGCTTTGAATTCTTCAGGCATCGCAGCATTAGTTTATCCCAATCAGCAGAGAATCTCCACAGCAAATTTAATTTGACAAAGACACTGAGTATGCCCTCTGGCCCATCTGGAAAAAGGtaatttcctctccttccccacttTATTAGGTACAGGGCAAACTTTCTTACCAATTTAAGGtatagaaataaattatatgatAGATTTGTCATAATCTTCTTCTACATCTTTTGCATTTATCACTTCACAATTTTTGTATTGTTTGTGTCTCATAACATGCTTGGGAGAATATGTTCTCACACATGTAAATAAATGTATGTGTGTTTGTATGTATACACAGGCATGTTACATAGATATTGCTGACCAAAAGACTCTGGATGTGGTGGTACACATTACATGTGTAGTAATTTAAGTAGCTAGTGAGACCATATGCTTCAGATTTAAGGGAtctgttttgctgaaaaatacattttggacAGCTCACATTTCACAGCATCACAGTgtactgctctgctgctctgtacATCTTGATGTGGCAGTGCATTTCCATGCTACAAATAGAACCTTTTATGCCTTGGGGTGTACCCTCTAAAGCTTCTGTATACAGAATTGATGTTGATAGGTATTACAGTTCAGAAGTAGTATTGAACTGAAATCCATTATTCTCTTTGCCTTGGTATTTTTCCccattctgatttttaaaacaatccTAGTATAAATTCTGaattagtaatttttaatagaGAGTATGGCCTTAAAGGTTTTGATAGGAAGGATTTCTAGCTGACTATTTCTCTGAACTTTGCAACATCATCTGCCTTTTATCTCTTACTTTTTTATGCATTGCTAATAGTTTAATGCTCAGTAAATACTGCTGCTGTTGTAAACTAAATCCTTTATTTCACCTACCTGTTGAGGCAGTGGGATCTTTTAGAGAATATAGACAGCAAGGAATAAGGGAAACTGATTCTGCTGTTATATAGAAAGCTGCCCTTCTATTACTCTGGTCACTTGATGTTCTGCAGTTGTGGCCAACAGCCTTTGCAACTCAGCTTTATCAGTGTTCTCTcggctgttctgtgctgtgtgtagGTGGAGTAAAGACAGTGACTGTGCCGAGAACATGTACATTGACATGATGCTGTGGCGGCATGCTCGGCGTCTGCTGGAGGAAATCAAGCTGAAAGACCTTGGCTGTTTTGCTGCACAGTTGGGCTTTGAGCTGATTGGCTGGTTGTGCAAGGAGCGAGCCAGAGCTGCCCGTGTGGAGGATTTTGTGTGTGCTTTGAAAAAGCTACACAAGGATTTCCTCTGGCCATTTCCAGTTATACCAGCATCGTCCATTAATTCACCTTTCAAGAATGGAAAGTACAAGACAGGTACAATAACATCCGAGTTTGATATTAACTAGAATTCCCCCGTGCAATGCTACATCTGTGAATTTCACTCTGTTCTGCCTCTGTTCAGCCAAGAACAGGCTGAGGCTTGCCACCTGCACAGCTTTCTCACACAGTGTATTATTTGAAGAGATTCTCTTTAGCATAGACAGTATCTCTTGTGTTACCATTTTTGTTGAAACCTGCTTTCTCAGGTGTACTGAATCAGACATCAGTGCAGATGTTGAACTGAGCAATGGAAATTGCTCCAGTGTaaattctgctgcagaaaattaCTAAAATCAATATCCTTTTGTAGTCTCTAGGTAAGCTTTtgattaactttttaaaaattaaatagtaatGTAAAGTTTGAAATTTACTTTGTAGATGGTAAGAACTTTGAAGACTGCTGTAAACCTCCTTTATATTATTGATCTCTCAGTTCACTACCTTATCTCCATATGGCAAGGTTGACACTGGCTGCCAAGTCTTTCTCTTCTTAGTAGTAACATCgttatttatttctgttgttgctAGCACTTTATTACATCATACTTCTTTTATGCTAGTGCTCACATATACAGCTGATCAGAAATTCCTGAAATGCCTAACTTGCTGCATTCCCTTGTATTTCATTGGTCCCCTGAATATTGACTTAGATGCAAGTTTGAGCTTCCTGAAATGCCTGGAGAGAAATTTCTAAATGTCCTTCTGGgtaattacattatttttctatggtgtgttttgatttttttagctGTGGGGGAGCAGCTACTAAAATCTCAATCTGCAGACACCTTTGTAAACATGGAAATGGACCAGGGGGTTTCAAACACACCTCGCAGTCGTAGCTGGCTTGGTACTATCAGCTCTTCTCATCGAGAGATTGACACAGTTTCATCCCATGGTCCACACATGCAAGATGcattcctttctcctttgctAAGTAAAGGTTAGTCACTCTTCCTTCTGTCTTCTCATTGGAAAAATGTGATGCGTCTGCTTGTATTTTGATATTTGTGTGTCACTGCTGCATTGTTGCTTCTCAACTGCTGGTaagaaaaattcagggaaaaaaaagaacttatTGAAAAGTGAACTGAATCTTTTACAACAGAAGGATAATGTTCATGTTGTGCATCTCTAAGTACATTAAGTTGAATATGAAATAGATATTTGCTGAAGTTTCTGTCTGTGGTGACAGCTTGAAGCTCAGTGTTTTTTCATCTGGCTAGGAAGAGTGCCCTGCATTGTGGATTTTTGTCTCTTGCATAGATCAGCCTCTTGCAGGGGCTGGAACAACTCTAATTGCATGAACTTTGTGCTTTTGGGTTTCTTAAGAGTGATATTAGATACCTTACTTATTGAGGAAGTTGAGGAAATTAGAGACCTATAtagttgtggttttttcctaTAGTTTTATCTGTCTGTGGTGACAGTTTGAAGCTCAGTGTTTTTTCATCTGGCTAGGAAGAGTGCCCTGCATTGTGGATTTTTGTCTCTTGCATAGATCAGCCTCTTGCAGGGGCTGGAACAACTCTAATTGCATGAACTTTGTGCTTTTGGGTTTCTTAAGAGTGATATTAGATACCTTACTTATTGAGGAAGTTGAGGAAATTAGAGACCTATAtagttgtgtttttttcctatagtttaaattgctttttaaaagctgcaatGTATGATCACCTTactaaaaaagagaaagtgtacttggtattttttctgaacacggaaagagatgggaaaagttTTTCAGACCATtctagtatttttaaaatctaattttattttttcttatactTCCTCTTGTCCTTGAGCATAGAGCAATGTTTTCAACACTATCTTAATCATGTTATTCCCACTCTATTAGGGCAAAGATCTAAGTACACAGTGTGCACTACAATCTCTTAATTTAAAACTGTAGAGCCTTCTGTGAGATTCAGAGCATTTGGAGATCCTCTCTGTCTGCTTGGGCATggtctcattttattttcactcctgtttctcttgttttttaaatctggagACTGCAAGAAAATGAGTATCTCTTTTCATTGCACTGATTTTACTGCTGTCTGCAGTAAAATTTAGCAGTTTACTACTGCTCTTTCTATAAACAAATATATCGGGCTGCATGAAGACCTTTGATTTCAATGGACTTCGGTACGCATTTTGAAGCAgtttatttctaaagaaaataaattaatagccTTTAAAACATTACAAGCTGAATTCGAATAACAATTTCACAAATTACTAATGCAGCACGGGTATTCAGGGGCAAGAAGataataaaacaagtttttgaCTTCCTAAACATTTCCAAGAAAAGATGCATCTGCTTTAATAAGAAAATCATTCTTTTTAGAGTTGGTGCCTTTGTGACTCACCACTGAATGGTTTTAGCTTTGATGTTGCTGTTCGTTTGAAAATTCTGTTACTGCATGTGCTATTCATGTTTTTACTGGAAATACTTGTTTTTGTAATTCATCCAGGTAAATATTTGCATTCCAAAGCATTCAAAATCTTCATTGTTTTGTGTGAAGAAAGTGATTTTATATTGAAActtcattttaacaaaattaaatatgcagAATTCCTAGACTTAATTCTAGGACTGTAGTATGCAAGATGCTGTATTGATGCTTTTATGATGATTGCCAACACATACCTAGGATCTCTTACTGATAATAATTCTCCTGAGTTATTTTTACTGGATAGAAAAACTATTGCATTCCTGCAGCTGTAGTTCTGCCATCCAGTGTGACAAGAAGAATGCTGAAGTAAGATGAACAATATGCCTGAAGTAACTGTGATACTCCATAAAGCATTACTGTTTGCCAGTTTTTATAGGAATTAGTTCAGAAATTCTGGGTCTTACTAAAGTAAgtagtttcttttttcccttatgtTTCTGAGTGTTTTTGATAGGTGATGAATGCAGCATTGGTTCAGCAACAGACCTGACTGAAACAAGTTCTATGGTGGATGGAGACTGGACCATGGTGGATGAGAACTTCTCCAGTCTAAGTTTAACTCAGTCAGAGCTCGAGCAGCTCTCTCTAGAGCTGGCCAGTAAAGGGCCACACAAGTCACAGGTGCAGCTGCGGTAAGTAATGACACGTGTGCCTTTGAGACTGAGAATTGCTGGTATGCAGcattcagagaaagaaataatctaCACAATCGCACTGCAGTTTTTGTCTTGGGAGTAGAAAAATagacagccttttttttccatataggTACTTGCTACATATCTTCATGGAAGCAGGATGTCTGGATTGGTGTGTTGTCATAGGCCTTATTCTCAGAGAATCTTCAGTTATCAACCAGGTTTTTAGTATCATGCAGTCCTCTGATATTGATGGAGACATCTGTCAGAATATCAAGACTGGCTTAGATGCTGTTGACAAGTGGGCTTCTACGGATTGGTAAGTGTTACTTTCCACCTTCACATTGATTTGAGCTGTAGATGGTTACCTAAAAAGTAACTTTGCTTTATTATGTCAGCCTTAGCTGAAATGTCACTTCAGAGAGTTGTAattgaacagggaaaaaaaaaaactttgcttTATTATGTCAGCCTTAGCTGAAACGTCACTTCAGAGAGTTGTAATtgaacaggggaaaaaaaaccccaaaacataaaccaaaccaaacccaaagcaACCAGCTTtccaacttttattttttttattaaagttgcatttttctctttatttaaaagcatttctgcttttcaggcACATGACAGAAGTATTGATTTTAATTCATTCATGGTGGTCTGTTCCATTCTCTTCTTAGCCCTGGGTACAAGCCATTTCTAAGTATCATCAAACCACAGATCCAGAAACTAAATGAAATAGTGGAAGAGCAAGTACAACCTGAAGCGTTTCAGCCAGTGAATCCTTCTAAGGTTCCTGAACAAGCGAACCCAAGGGCTGAGGAAAGCAGGACTTCATCTAGCCATGGCACTAATCCTCAGAGTgatggtggcagcagcagtgcaagCAGACTTGAAGAGGACAAGGCTAAGACTGAGGATGAGGATTCATTTCAAGAAGGCAGTTATGACTGTGTTGTGTCTTAAATGGAAGGTGAACAACTTCCCAGCATCAGGTGTGAAAGGAAGCAAACCAGCTCTTAGATctgcttctgtgttttggatttgaactctttttttaattttgtttgttttggttttttagtaTTTCAATCTTTGAAATTTTTAGTGGGGATAACTAAACATCAGTTTAATCTAATAATTTCAAAAGGAGGCATGACTCTTTTTTGATGCAACCACCAGACTGCAGCTTTACATTTTGATACTTTAAGTAGTGTTGGAGAAACAGTGAACATACACGGAGACAGATTCAGTCAATGTTCATCAGTACCTTTATATCACCAACAAGGTCTGAAGAAACTACTTACATCTTGCTTGAGTTTAAAAGGCAAAGAGGGGATTAAAcataaaaactgttttctttgtggCTTGCTTGCCTAATAAATGTCTGATCAATGCAGTTCGGATTGGTTTGATACCGATATTTTGTATTAAAGGACTGTAAAATATATTGTATGTTTTTGTGAATAATCTTGTATAAATACTCAAGACTGTACCATATTTGGAGGTACCTATATGTATTTGCATGTTTCTAGATGACTAGTAAAGTTAAAGCAGAGTTGCACTTCTTTCTGGATGAGGCATACTTTACTGACCTAACACTGACACAAGGTGGCTTACCTGTTTTTTACTGCCACTTAACAGATCTTGTAGTTGGGTTAAGGGACTTCTGAAGGttatttatttcattgtaaATTCTTTTCtgataaatggattttttaaatgtaaataatcATCATATACTCTTGCTATGGAAAACTAGTTTAACAGCTCATACttaaacatttttcaaacattttataATATGCATACTTCTAACTAAGACATATTTAACTTTCATACAATGTTATGAAAACCTGGCTGCAGAAGTCTGTTGCTTTGAGGTACTTATTTTTTCTAGCTGCTGTCCCTATGTAATAACTACCTGTAACAGTATTAATTTAGATATTAGCTTGTTTGTACTGTGCAATCTGAACAAAAATGCAACATTATTCATTTTATACATGATAAactagtttattttttataacaTCACTTGATTACTGACATGGACCAAACTAGTCATCGTAGGGTAGTTACAGCATCTGTTGCTTTTCTAGTGTAGTTACTAAATGCACATCCATTTTAactctgaaaatgaagaatattCACAATTAAGTTTTAAATGAATTGTGGTTTCATCATCTTTAGTTCCTTTGTAGATAAGATCAAGTGCTTTAAAATGTACAGATATTAAACTGTTGCTTTAGAATGGCTTTACTAAGCCACTACAACCAGTACAAGTGCAATAATTGCGAGTATTACGTGGAAAGCTGGAGCTATTAATGAATGCAACTTGAACTTCATTTTAAGAGTTGAAACTGAGGCTGAAGTTAGAGGAAAGAAACTCAGTCTCAGTCCCAGCATTAAGCTTATTCTGCATTGTAGCTACTGGTTACAGATAATGTCTATCATACCTACAAGCCTGTTGTGACCTGACGTCAAAATTCATTATTGTTTTAAGGGGATAATacttaaagctttttttttatgagaaagaAACCTGCTTAATCTatgttaaaagaaataaaagctgtgcttcaagttaatatttttctgtggttctgtggtaATGATGTAAGTCAAGCCCATCTTGGCCAGCATTCTCCTGTTCAGGTTTTGGATCTGTGCAAGTAAAACATACATTAACTGATATATTAACATTCTTAATACTCATATCTTACTACTGTGCTACTGTTGTTTAGCAGGTAAATCTTTTTAGTTGTGAAATTCTAGAAGTTTGTACTTCTTTAGTAGTAATTCTTTCTATGCAAATCTTATGTgctaattttgtattttgatttcACTGCTGTTATACTTGTAATTAAAAGACAAATGTATTCAATTTTACTTGAAGTTACTCCTGTGAGAAATAACTATTTCTGACTTCAAGCCATTCATGTAGGCCATCTTAGACGAACAAAGCTCTCAGAGAAACTACCTGATGAAGATTGTTTTTTATACTCCTGCAGcttgttttttaatgaaggaTGAAGGAATCAAACCTTTACCAAGAGATGTTGTGGGTTTAGGTGGAAAGGGTGTGGTAGCAAGGATGGCTGTGTCAGAAAGAGCCAGTTCCAACAGAGACAGGGAAACCTGTCAGCCAAGCTGGTGCCTCCTCTCTTTCATGTATTTAACAAGGGGTAAAAAAACAGCTGTGGGAGATGAGTGAGGAAGAgtcctgcaggcagccaggcccataaaggaggagcaggaggaggtattccaggcactggaacagagattccctgcagcctgtggctctgtgcacaTTAAATTATATACTAACAGTCTTGCTGTTAGCCTCTTAGCGCTGTGGTACTGTTCAGCAGCTCAATCCTTTTAGAGAACGATATACTAACAGTCTTGCTGTTAGCCTCTTAGTGCTGTGGTACTGTTCAGCAGCTAAATCCTTTTAGAGAACAGGGAAGCAGGCTCTCCACGTGCAACCCGCTGTAGAGCACACTGGAGCAGATACCCACAGTGGCAGCCTTGGAGCACCCACACTAAGCAGGTGGATGGGTGAGCCCTGAAGGAAGCTGCAGCCCAAAGAGCCCACACAACAGCAGGTTTCTGGCCCAGAACTGGGGCCCAAGGGGGAACCATGCTGGAACAGTCTCTTCTTGAAGGACTGCCCCAGCAAGAGGAGGAGCCACTCTGAAGTAGTTTAAGAGAGACCGTATCCCATGGAGTGGACCCCATACTGGACCAGGGCAATaaggagaggaagcagagaCTGGCCATGACCTGACCCTTAACTGACCATTCCTAGTTCTTCTACACCACTGTGAAAGAGAAGGTAGAAGAGTGAatctgggaagaaaagggagGTTGGGGAAATGTGTCCTGTTATCATATTTTAATtagtaataaattaattttcccaagTCCAGTTTGTTTCATCTGTTGTGGATACCAGTGAGTAATGTCACTGTCTCAACCCATGAATTTTCTCATCCCATTTCTTCCTCCTGGTCTGCTGAGGGGAGGCTGTCAGAGGGCAGTTTGGTAGGTACCCACCAGCTAGCCAGGATTAACCCACCACAAAAAGTTTGTTCACCTATAAATCTGCACTGTTTAACTAAAGATAGGAAAAACTGGCCACTTAACCAATTAAGGATCAGTATCTTGTTGGAATTCCAACATGTTGACACTCTTTTCACTTTGTGTATCCAGCTCACATAAAACTGTCTGATGTCAGATTTCCTCCTTCACAACAATTTGCATATCATCAAGTTTTCTTCATCTGTTTCTCATCCTGTGCAAAACTGCCTCAGAAAAACAGGAACAATACACTGTATTCTTTGCTGCCAATTTAACAGATCCTTTCACACTGGGTGTACTTGCAAAACTGCTTCAATCAAGTCACATTTCTGAAGGTAATTTCTCATCAATCCAAGTAAGCTAATTTTTCATCAACATGTTTTAGGTCAAAGAAACCAGTTCAAATGGTTTTAGAGCCAAAGTGTCTCTAAGCAACAGGTCTGAGACCTGCTGTTAAGTAAGCAGAAATACCTGAATTCATACTATAGCCAGAACTTGTACAAAAGAGGTCCTTTTCATAAT
This genomic interval from Ficedula albicollis isolate OC2 chromosome Z, FicAlb1.5, whole genome shotgun sequence contains the following:
- the RIC1 gene encoding RAB6A-GEF complex partner protein 1 produces the protein MYFLSGWPKRLLCPLEFLEQPLHIQTDPQRAFFAVLFPSQLSIWYCRPSVLIVSYKELSKAASQFGPYKQAEWRPDSRRIAVSTANGYILFFEIPSARDKYLYEPIYPKGSPHLKGTPHYKEEQCAPSLNLEMKKVLDLQASITSLQSMLEDLLVATADGFLHLIHWDGMTNGRKAINLCTVPFSVDLQSSRAGSLLGFEDVYIRDMEYCATLDGFAVVFNDGRVGFITPMSSRFTAEQLHGVWAQDVVDGTCVAVNNKYRLMAFGCANGSVQVYTIDTTTGAMQFSHKLELTPKQYPDIWNKTGPVKLIRWSPDSCVVMVTWECGGLSLWSVFGAQLICTLGGDFAYQSDGAKKDPLKISSMTWGSEGYHLWVIEGNSSSNIKPERNANNEAQQFGILQFQFIKSALTVNPCMSNQEQVLLQGEDRLYLNCGDAAQTQSPRNTLAHSEHNHSRERGPFSDGSLDSQGLSTLLGHRHWHVVQIHSTYLESNWPIRFSAIDKLGQNVAVVGKFGFAHYSLLTKKWKLFGNITQEQTMMVTGGLAWWNDFIVLACYNLNDHQEELRIYLRTSNLDNAFAHITKVQANTLLLSVFRDIVILFRADCSICLYSIEKRSEGLNPTASIQILQEVSMSRYIPHPFLVVSVTLTSVRTETGITLKMPQQACEAESIMLNLAGQLIMLQRDRSGPQIRDKDNNPNQRKHLPFCAPVVLAQSVENVWTTCRINKQKRHLLEALWLSCGGAGMKVWLPLFPRDHRKPHSFLSRRIMLPFHINIYPLAVLFEDALVLGAVNDTVLYDCLYTQTSAREHLEVLFPFSIVERTSQIYLHHILRQLLVRNLGEQALLLAHSCATLPYFPHVLELMLHEVLEEEATSREPIPDPLLPTVAKFITEFPLFLQTVVHCARKTEYALWNYLFAAVGNPKDLFEECLMAQDLDTAASYLIILQNMEVPAVSRQHATLLFNTALEQGKWDLCRHMIRFLKAIGSGETETPPATPTTQEPSSSGGFEFFRHRSISLSQSAENLHSKFNLTKTLSMPSGPSGKRWSKDSDCAENMYIDMMLWRHARRLLEEIKLKDLGCFAAQLGFELIGWLCKERARAARVEDFVCALKKLHKDFLWPFPVIPASSINSPFKNGKYKTAVGEQLLKSQSADTFVNMEMDQGVSNTPRSRSWLGTISSSHREIDTVSSHGPHMQDAFLSPLLSKGDECSIGSATDLTETSSMVDGDWTMVDENFSSLSLTQSELEQLSLELASKGPHKSQVQLRYLLHIFMEAGCLDWCVVIGLILRESSVINQVFSIMQSSDIDGDICQNIKTGLDAVDKWASTDCPGYKPFLSIIKPQIQKLNEIVEEQVQPEAFQPVNPSKVPEQANPRAEESRTSSSHGTNPQSDGGSSSASRLEEDKAKTEDEDSFQEGSYDCVVS